One genomic window of Geobacter anodireducens includes the following:
- a CDS encoding transcriptional regulator has protein sequence MTGKVMKVGIMSRDEYRERTLAIARGEYKPKRGEPKIWFESIQSMAQVLSSENQELLRIIVEQKPKSIKELEAATGRKSSNLSRTLKLMARFGIVDLVRENKTVCPIVKATDFQVEFGLHKHFAKKAA, from the coding sequence ATGACCGGTAAGGTGATGAAGGTCGGTATTATGTCGCGGGATGAATACAGGGAGCGGACTTTGGCGATTGCTCGGGGGGAATACAAGCCGAAACGTGGTGAGCCGAAGATCTGGTTCGAGTCGATCCAATCCATGGCACAGGTTCTGAGCAGTGAGAATCAGGAACTTCTGCGGATCATCGTCGAGCAGAAGCCAAAATCCATCAAGGAGTTGGAGGCTGCCACCGGCCGCAAGAGCAGCAACCTGTCTCGCACTCTCAAGCTGATGGCCCGATTTGGGATCGTTGACCTTGTCAGGGAGAACAAGACGGTGTGTCCAATAGTCAAGGCGACCGACTTTCAGGTGGAGTTCGGTCTGCACAAGCATTTTGCCAAGAAGGCAGCTTGA
- a CDS encoding peptidase, with translation MPRFFVVSLTASLHKRLYLIDEDTSKIKRGDFVLFRHSSVATRGIEQTMIKLVRCDEGDELAVDRSKVLTCNGEYIGRAKDAALNGMRLQNFVWNGKVPAGMFLPMGEHKDSYDGRYYGFIPKAKVLKKAHPVF, from the coding sequence ATCCCTCGATTCTTCGTCGTCAGTCTCACCGCCTCTCTCCACAAAAGGCTTTATCTCATCGATGAAGATACGTCGAAGATTAAACGAGGGGATTTCGTGCTATTTCGCCATTCGAGTGTAGCAACCCGCGGCATCGAGCAGACCATGATCAAGCTCGTGCGTTGTGACGAAGGGGATGAACTTGCCGTGGACAGGAGCAAGGTCCTCACCTGTAACGGGGAATACATCGGCAGAGCTAAGGACGCTGCGCTGAACGGGATGAGGCTACAGAACTTTGTCTGGAACGGGAAGGTGCCGGCTGGCATGTTTCTCCCCATGGGGGAGCACAAAGATTCATATGACGGGCGCTACTACGGGTTCATCCCGAAGGCGAAGGTGCTGAAAAAAGCACACCCGGTTTTTTGA
- a CDS encoding integrase — translation MIAAGHPEVSIERRCELLGLPRPTYYRPPATCLREGDLVLMRRIDELYLEHPWAGSRTMATLLSTPDEVVGRKRISRLMRLMGIESVAPKPGTSKRHPQHPVYPYLLRGLVIDRPNQVWAADITYIPMAKGFMYLVAIMDWTTRKVLSWRLSNTLDSRFCVEALNEALSNFGTPEIFNTDQGCQFTSEAFTSVLTANGIRISMDGKGRCLDNVFVERLWRTLKYERLYLKSFDSGIELSRELSSWFSWYNGVRPHQSLKKRTPDQVYFAGLPEKKAA, via the coding sequence GTGATTGCCGCCGGCCACCCCGAGGTATCCATCGAGCGGCGCTGTGAGCTATTGGGGCTGCCCCGGCCCACCTATTACCGACCACCGGCAACATGCCTGCGCGAGGGCGACCTTGTGCTGATGCGTCGCATCGACGAGCTCTATTTGGAACACCCCTGGGCGGGCAGCAGAACGATGGCTACCTTGCTTTCCACTCCGGATGAGGTTGTCGGCCGAAAGCGGATCAGTCGCCTGATGCGGCTGATGGGGATCGAATCGGTCGCGCCGAAACCGGGAACCAGCAAGCGCCACCCCCAGCACCCGGTCTATCCGTATCTGTTGCGGGGCCTCGTCATCGACCGGCCCAACCAGGTCTGGGCCGCCGACATCACCTATATCCCCATGGCCAAGGGGTTCATGTATCTGGTGGCCATCATGGACTGGACAACCCGGAAAGTCCTTTCCTGGCGGCTGTCTAACACCCTCGACAGCAGGTTCTGCGTCGAGGCTCTGAATGAAGCTCTCAGCAACTTCGGCACCCCGGAGATCTTCAACACCGATCAGGGGTGCCAGTTCACCAGTGAAGCCTTTACCTCCGTGCTCACCGCCAACGGCATCCGGATCAGCATGGACGGCAAAGGACGCTGCCTCGACAACGTCTTCGTCGAGCGACTGTGGCGCACTCTCAAGTACGAGAGGCTTTATCTCAAAAGCTTTGACTCCGGGATTGAACTTTCCCGGGAGCTTTCATCCTGGTTCTCGTGGTATAACGGTGTCCGCCCTCACCAATCCCTCAAGAAGCGGACCCCGGACCAGGTTTACTTTGCTGGACTGCCCGAGAAAAAGGCTGCCTGA
- a CDS encoding transposase — protein MHGKRKHHSAEFKAQVALAALSGEKTLAELASEYKVHPSQITRWKQDLVENAAELFGRAKKKEASHDATVAELYRQIGQLKVENDFLSRLPGLNLPGRRSGK, from the coding sequence ATGCACGGAAAACGGAAACACCACTCAGCCGAGTTCAAGGCTCAGGTTGCCCTGGCAGCTCTGTCCGGGGAGAAGACCCTGGCAGAGCTTGCCAGCGAGTACAAGGTTCATCCCTCTCAGATTACCCGCTGGAAGCAGGATCTGGTTGAGAATGCGGCCGAGCTCTTCGGCAGGGCCAAGAAGAAAGAGGCCAGCCACGACGCTACGGTTGCCGAGCTCTACCGCCAGATCGGGCAACTGAAGGTGGAAAACGATTTTTTGTCCAGGCTGCCCGGACTGAACTTACCCGGGCGCAGAAGCGGCAAGTGA
- a CDS encoding endonuclease, with translation MRMIKLATQIVAVLVSASIAFAAQTACPEHFLDGQAPDILNQKMQARTWELCYEGYGAMHSGITKGPLYSAEHLTRDRLKKAKGLVRKNEFHAEPSLPAKERSELRYYARSGYDRGHIAPSADMPTEQAQYESFSLANIVPQEPENNRGAWSDVEGAVRHLVNQKGDLYVVTGPLFTGGTLQQIKGGVLVPTHLYKVVWDARRGEGGAYLVENTVDARAQMVPIAQVEQLAGFNIFPAIRGEKKERLMALPEPKPYKERRRRQ, from the coding sequence ATGCGAATGATCAAGCTTGCGACCCAAATTGTGGCCGTGCTTGTCAGTGCAAGCATAGCATTTGCCGCTCAAACTGCCTGTCCAGAGCATTTCCTTGATGGCCAAGCACCCGATATCCTCAATCAGAAGATGCAGGCGAGAACCTGGGAGCTCTGCTACGAAGGGTACGGCGCCATGCACTCCGGCATCACCAAAGGGCCTCTCTATTCGGCAGAACACCTGACCCGTGACCGCCTCAAGAAGGCAAAAGGTCTGGTGCGGAAAAACGAATTTCATGCTGAGCCGAGCCTCCCTGCTAAGGAGCGGAGTGAGCTGCGGTACTATGCCCGCTCCGGCTATGACCGCGGTCACATCGCCCCATCTGCCGATATGCCTACAGAGCAGGCACAATATGAGTCTTTTTCGCTTGCGAACATTGTTCCCCAGGAGCCGGAGAATAACCGTGGCGCCTGGAGTGACGTTGAAGGGGCAGTGCGACATCTCGTGAATCAAAAGGGTGATCTCTACGTCGTAACCGGGCCTTTGTTCACAGGGGGCACTCTACAGCAGATCAAGGGTGGAGTTCTGGTCCCGACGCATTTGTACAAGGTGGTGTGGGATGCACGGAGAGGGGAGGGCGGGGCATACTTGGTCGAGAATACCGTTGATGCCCGGGCGCAGATGGTACCTATCGCCCAAGTCGAGCAGCTGGCCGGGTTCAATATCTTCCCGGCGATCAGAGGCGAGAAGAAGGAAAGGCTGATGGCGCTTCCTGAGCCGAAACCGTACAAGGAAAGGAGGCGCAGGCAGTGA
- a CDS encoding MucR family transcriptional regulator gives MPSLVELTAEIVSAHVGNSQMTSEEMLQEIQKVHAALKTLETGAAIAEAAPAAEQPKQLTLKQAFKKDAVVCMICGKSFTTLKRHLSMAHDLKPGQYRKQFNIPASMPLAAKSYSESRRQAAQERGLGDILAKAREKRSAAKKEATSKATGARKPKGKVPAKKD, from the coding sequence ATGCCAAGCCTTGTTGAACTCACCGCGGAAATCGTATCAGCGCACGTAGGCAATAGTCAGATGACCAGTGAAGAGATGCTGCAGGAGATTCAGAAGGTCCATGCCGCCCTCAAGACCCTGGAGACCGGTGCTGCCATTGCCGAGGCTGCGCCTGCAGCCGAGCAGCCCAAGCAGCTTACCCTCAAGCAGGCCTTCAAGAAAGACGCTGTTGTCTGCATGATCTGCGGCAAGAGCTTCACCACCCTCAAACGTCATCTATCGATGGCCCACGACCTGAAGCCCGGCCAGTATCGCAAGCAGTTCAACATCCCGGCTTCCATGCCGTTGGCTGCCAAAAGTTACTCCGAGTCACGCCGCCAGGCTGCACAGGAAAGGGGCCTGGGGGATATCCTGGCCAAGGCCAGGGAAAAAAGGTCAGCCGCGAAAAAGGAAGCCACTTCAAAAGCCACCGGAGCCCGAAAGCCCAAGGGAAAGGTCCCTGCGAAGAAGGATTAG